A segment of the Arachis hypogaea cultivar Tifrunner chromosome 5, arahy.Tifrunner.gnm2.J5K5, whole genome shotgun sequence genome:
TATGATCCATCGTCTTCTACCTTAGGCAGTAACTTCACTTTCGTATCATTCATTTTCTCTATCAGACGAAGGAATAACAGAAAGGAAAAGAAGTGAGAGAGTAGAATTTCTAACCTCTTTTACTCATTCTTTAAAACCCCCTGCAGAAGACAAAAAGACTAGAAACTTTAACCCCTCACACGAAAGTAACTCAACATCACTTTTTAGCCACTCATTTAAGAAAACGTTTTCAATTCCAAGTTTAAATCTTGACCCTCCGTTCAAACCCACTTTCAACGGCATAAATGTCACTTTGGAACTTGCACCTGCATTGAAAAGACAGGCATCATCATTAACTGTTCAGGTAACTTTTCCTATGCTATAATAAATACACCCCACTCGATACGTCAAGTTGAACTGGGGGCTCCTTACGCCGAGCTATAACTCGGTCAAATCAAATTTCAAAGCTCAACCTGCCCTATCTACATccaggctaagcttgggggctgtgatacGACCGTTATACATCGGTTACGAGTTATAGCTCGGCGAACATCTTGATAACCGACGAATCACTTGCGCCGAGTTTATGACAATAAACAACCTTATGATCAGTTACATCGGTTACGCCTTAAACGGTAAGTTAAGGAATATGACTGTTACAGTATCTCGGTTATAAAAAGCAACCAAGAAGAATCGGTAAAGGTAGACCTTTCTTGACTCATTAATTTCTAAGAATAACTCTTCtaaactgacttgagcgtcggagtatttTCGCAGGTACTTCCCCCCTCTTCCTTTTGGCTCCGCTGGTTGGTGGTGGAACATTACAATTCGAAGATAAGCTCGGCCTCCTACTGCTCGGGAACGATTTATAGTTCGGCTATAATCAGGCAAGAACaatattaatttatgttttttattattttatatttttatttgagtgAGATTAAATTAACGGGTTCAATCAATAATATTAGTTGAACCAGTATCGGTTGAGTAACTCAATTGATCAGTTATACACGCATAGTTGTTGGTGCGCTTTGTTTTTTTatcgatattttttatttttatttcttgaatTTTGTTGGAGAATTTGAATTCTAATAACAGATCAAGCAAATGGACGCCACTAAAATAGGGATTTAGTTTcgctacttatatatatatatacagaatcaACTATGCATCATGATTTATTAGTTTCACAAAATGATGCCAAGGTACACACCCAACTATGCCCCCTACGTCGCTgtcgccgccaccaccaccaccaccaatgtCGCTCCGGTGATCAATCCAGAATTCAGGCTTGCATATCACGTACTACTCTCCAAACAAACCGGCAGTTACAATAACGTTGCTTTTTCGCCTTTGTGCATCAAACTCCTTCTTAGTATTGCCGCCACCGGGTCCAACGGCCCGGTTTGTGACCAACTCCGCTCGTTCCTCCAATCAGAATCCATCAACGATCTCAACTCGGTCGCAACTCAGCTCTTGTCTTCCATTCTTGTTGACCGTTCTTCGAGCGGCGGGCCTCACCTCTCTTTCGCGAATGGTGTTTGGGTTGACAAAACTCTATCTCTAAAGCCTTCCTTCTCACAAGTTTTGGAGAACACTTATAAGTCTACTTTCTCTTCAGTTGATTTCACAAATAGGGTAAGTTTTTAGTGGGATTGGAAGACTAATTTTGTCTATAACGatgtttttttaacaaattaaaaataaaaataaaatatatttttaaatataaatataaatatctatttaaaataaattaaataattatatataataattaatttaatagttaatttttgtataataattatatataatattatttttattttttgagatattattattttataattaaatttattaaaaatttattttattcatcatttatattaaaattttaagcatgctaattaaaattttttattaaataaattatttatataaaaaatttaattttaatatagtgatagtataaaataaattttcactTATATATgttacactaataaaaataattaaccatTATACTGTGagtgtattaaaatatttttatataaaatatatcttaAATAAGAGAATATTAAAATTAGGAAGCTGTTCAAACGAAATACTAAAagtatctttttataattttttttaaaaatgtgatttatttatttagttacattttaaataaaaataaaatttttataacatatTAAAATCTAATCCTACAATTTattgttcaaaaataaaaagaaaaagacaaattaTAACCTTAAAATTGAGATATTTGATTGGTAACTAACACAAAAACCTAGAACAAATTAATATGACTTATCACttaaatatcataattttatttttgacccTCTTAGATCATATTCGATGtccataaatttaaaaaagatactATTTATTTGTTGGTGACTTGAAAGGGTGAAGTAGCGAACGAGATTAACTCATGGGTTGAAAGGGAGACCAAAGGCGTTATTAAGAACTTCATTGATTCTCGTTCAATCCAATCGACGGATTTGATCATGGCTAACACACTCTACTTCAAAGGATTATGGGAAGACATTGACATCTTCAGAGAAACAGGTACACAGGATGGCGACTTTCACCTCTTAGATGGGGGTGGCTCAGTGAAGGTTCCCTTCATGGATGGAAGTCACCGCCATTCTGCCATTGCTCATCATTATCAAGATTTCAAGGTCCTCAGTCTTGATTACAAGGAAGCCAGCAGCGAAGATGTCCCCAGAAGGATGTACACCATGCATATTTTTCTTCCCGATGAAATCAACGGCTTGCCGGCTTTGGTTGAAAAGGTACGTATAGCTAATATAATTATTTCAAAAGTACTAACtaacaatatttttgaataatatttttgaataatgtgcgaacaatgtgaattaatagagttaaaagagtaaatttaattagtaacattaaattaagatataatatatttttatttaattagtgattatcatattatttaaaatagtcATTATTACCTAACATTCTCAtgaataaaatatcttttttggtcTTGGTCAAaggataataaaaatttaaaattttttaaaccgTTTTCAATCATCCAAATAATATTGGATTAAGTCGTCTGGTTGTCAATGACGTAAAGGTTTTCGAATTATggaatatttttttgtcttttgaataaataattaagtATCAAAAAAAACATTTACTATAATTTGAGTgttgaaaattttaattacataaaatattaatttttttaaaaaaataatttaaacaataaatatctatattaaaaataatttataaataaattattttatatttgagtttttaattaattctaaaaatatgataaaatttttttattacaagaaatgtcatttttttataaattcttaaataactttttaaaaattataattttattttaaaaattacttttaaaatttcttaaaatGAGCATTCATTCATTCCTTTATTATCGAAAATGAGCATTCATTCTTGTTTTAACACACATTGCTATCAATGCTTCTATAATTCTATTTGCATTCATATGGCAAGGGAaggaaataattttaaattaaagagcaATTAAATTTTATGCCAAAATTATTTGTTTGGTATTTAACGGAGAGAGAATTGATAAAATTGAAAGAATATTGATAGAGTTTTTATCATCGCCTAAAATAGGGGATCTTATTATAAAGTatccaaaaatgatattttttttatcatgaattattattttcttatttgacATAATTAAGTATCTTTGAACCCTTTTAACAAATGAGTATTACTAAAACAAAAGTTACGACAcgtttgtgaaaaaaaaagttcCCTGAATCTGAAATTTATAGTAACTAATTGTGGCTGATATTCACACTTACCGTAAAAGATAATATACATGCATTTGATTGTTTTTTAAAGGTAGCCTTAGAAGaatctttatttgtttgttctttTAATATAAGCTTACAAAATTCTTTTTAAGTGAACTGTTGagagttttttttaaaaagaatttataagaaaaaaccaaatctttttgcTGTTCTTAGATATGTtatcaattttgaaaaatataattataacatattttaatataaaaaatattatttatatacaaaataattttcaaataaattattatgtatttatctGTTAACCATACTATTCATATACAAAAAATTAGATatcaaattagttatttttatatgatacacatcaaaatataatatatatatattaaaaataaattaaacaacatatgtattatatataaatatatgagaactaattttataactgattttttgtgggataaaaatatattttttatatatataggtgtGTTCTGATCCTGTATCTCTTGCAAGAATGCTCCCGTTCAGTTATATAGATTTAGGTAAATTAAAGATCCCAAGATTTAAGATATCTTTCAAGGTTGAGGCTTCGACAATGTTAAAGGAGATGGGTTTGGTGTTACCATTCATGGAAGGAGCTTTCACTGAAATTGTAGAAGAGAGGGCTGTGCATATTTCCAGGATTTTCCAGAAATGCATCATTGAAGTGAACGAAGAAGGGACCAAAGCTGCTGCAGCAACAGCGACAATGTATTCTCCGACTTCTCCATGGGGAATAGTGAATAGGCCTCCTCCTTTTGACTTTATTGCAGACCATCCATTCTTGTTTCTGATCAGAGAAAGGTATAGTGGAGCTGTTCTCTTTATTGGTCAAGTGCTCAatcctcttgatggatgatgccATAGTTAtcaatataccaatgcaaatgcTTAATTGATTAGGCTAccggtttttatttaaatttgttacTTCCATCAATTTTGATAGCTATATGATTTATACTTTTTATGACTTTAAGTATATGGTTTAATTTAATAATGTATATCgttgatttagtttttaaaaaatgtcTCTTTTGATTAGAATTTTTAATTGTACGTTAatacttaaaaataatattttttcaataatattatgtatatattaaaatcaatcacgagtataaaatatatattaaatcgtaagatatactttaaaaatgaattaaataatatatatttttgtatataaatatataataactgattttaatgtacaaatagtattttttgatattttttttccaaattttatttttgttttttttttccaaaatataaTTTAGTCAATGaatttattaaagaaaaaataaatgaatttttttttagcaCAAAGTagtattaaaataaagataaaaaattcacAACAAAAGCTGTAAAGTTTTTCCTTTTACCTCTGAAACTAACTAAAATGAGAAAAGGGTAGAGATAAATATAGCCTGCTCTATTGAAGTCATATACTTTAAGCATATTGGAATCAATACTATTATCTACAGATTAATTCCCCTCTTACTTCCCCacgtttttactttttttttgtacCATTAATATTATATCTAGAGATAAATATTTTAAAGTCATTATGCAATAAGATGACGAAAGATtcaaataaaagatataatttattgaaagagaaatgttatgaggttattaaaatttatcggttttagttattatttagttattaatttaatttttttaatttattaatttaacaatTAAGGTTGACAATCTGCAGCAGATAGAATAAAATGTAAATAGAATTTTTGTATAGGTTGGATTAAATTTCAACCTTATTTGACCAATTCAcacctatatatgtatatattatagaGTCTCGCTAGAGAGACAATGAAGTATCTATACAATATATACAATGGAATTTTAATTTGgcccattttaaaataaaaataaaaataaatcattatttACCCTAATTAAAACCCTCCATTTCAAATTATCCCCCATTTACCTATTTTGACCGTCAATAACCCTCTCCCCCACCCCCAAAATCCCACATTATCGCTGCTCAACCTCCCCCGAACACTCTCGCTGCCGCCTACACCCGCAACCTGCCGCAGCTCAGACGAGAATTGCATTACCCACCCCCTTCTGTAGCGCCCAGCTTCCACACCCGTATCCGGTCGCTGGAAGCAACCGCGGCGCATCGTTCTGGGCTGAACATCCCAGCCTTGCGTCCCCTCGTGCCGTGGACCAGTCATCGGCGCCGACCCGAACAGCAGCACCCGGACCTGCTTCCCGCGCGTCATCTATGCATCAGCCTGCTGTCACGATCCTGCCTCCTGTGTTGGAGAGTTGATGCCGTGACCATTCGACAGTCCAGGGTCTCGTTAGTGTTAAAGCCCCATCTCCGACCGTCTTCAATCATCTACGGTTAGTGGGTTAATTTCCTTTTTTCAGAATTCATCTTTCTATTGCTTCGTGTTCTAGACATAGTTTAGCCTGCTGAGATGTTTGATTGTACATGGTGAAAAACCGAATACATACAATTTTAGTAAGTAGGAACATGATGAATAAGATGTTTGCTGAGATTGTTGAAATTGATTTAAGCATAGCTCGGGAAAGTTAGCAAAATTTAGGTAATCTGGTTCAAATAGAAGAATATTTTTCCCTCGCCTGGTTGTCCTTAGCATGCAGTGTGACGTAAGCAAGCTGACCATTGTCTATCTGTAATTAATCCCTAATTGGATGGTTACTTTAGTAAGATATCGGATGGTTGGTTTTGATGAtagatctttttctttttccgcaTATATGTTGTCTGTTTGTGCTGTTGGTGgttgtattgaattttaattaagaatGTAATAATTGAATAAAAGTTCTTAATTTGTTAGATGTTTATTATCAATTAAAATGGATGCTCATTTTACTATGTATACATATGGTTCGTTTATCCGAAAAGCGGATGTTATTTTACTTATAATATTGATCTTTTGCATTGATTTGCTGAATTCTGCATGTACATGCTCCAttagtttcttttgttaagtagttTGGGAGTAATGAAGAAGATTTGGATTAGacttagtttatgttttcttgaaTTGAAGTTGGTAGATGAAATTTTGGTTAATTTGTTAGATGTTTAATATCAACTAAAACGGATGTtcattttctttagaataagttAGTTGGCTGTAAAAGTGATTTGACTATCTCTTTGAGATTAAGGTACTATGTTCACTCTTAAAGTGAACAACAATTAAGTTACATAAACAGAACAAGAAATGatgttttttctctctcttacaGCTACTGGAAATCACAAGAGACAACAAGATATGATGCAACAATAAGGTTGCTGTTGTATGACTTTGGTGGTCACAACCCAGAATTTGTAGTCCTGGGAACAGTCTTAGCACAAGGGAAAAGGTTGCATGACACTCACCAAATCACACAATTGCACAGATGCATGCATTGGGTTGCATGCTCAGTCTTGTCAATGAATGCTTGAAATTTCATGATCGATCTACTAGTTTATAATGTCTAATCATGCATTCAAATGATGTAGTGATCCATTAGAAGGTTAAAAGTCTTCAATAGAAAATACCATGACATATAACATGTTTCATAATATGATATTTTGAATTAAGATAAGAAAAACAAGTTTAATTTACATATGTTTACAAGTGATACTGAGAATTTAAGATAAACCTGCCAGTATTAAAGAAGTCCTTGAGTTCTTGATGAAATATCTTGAATTGCTCCATAAATGCTTGATTATATTCCCATGGGTTTTTTGTGATTTTATCAAGCATAGCTTCTGTTGCAACCAAATCTTCAGAACCACCATTTCAGTAAAGCTTGTTTTGTATAGTGTGCTTAATTTGTAACTGCcaaaaaagagcatgaaataggCAATCTATCATACATTAAACTGAAATGGGATTACATATTTGAGGTACTGTGAAAAAACAATCTTGAGGTCATATGGGATGTCATTCCGGTGAGAAATATCTCTAATTTGAGTCGGAGGAGCAGATTCTTGAAGAGCTTAGCCTTGAAGAGCTTAATACTTGTCATCATAATGCAGCATTTCTTGAAGATTCTTCTTATGTTAACACACTTTTAAATTTTGATGACTAACTGTTGACTTTTTAGTATTTCTCTAAACTATAAATTATATATCTCATGTAAATGTTATGtaataaaaatttcttttaatttcaattaaaattttatttattttttaatttaatatcaatgtttacaaaaattttattttaatctatactttctaaatcataaaacaaaagaaacacgTGGAGCATGCGGATGCAAAAACCGAAAAATTAAGTTAAGGACAAATGGTATATCTAAAATAAACATTCACTTTAAAAAGAAAGGAACAATTCGCATAGACAGTAAAATAAACATCCACATTAgttgataaaaaataactaaGCAATTCATAAAAAATACCACTCCTGCATCATGTTTAAATGGCATAACTAAAACTCAGCTTAAATTCAATCAaattaaactaaatctaattcaacCCATAAATAAAAAAACTTGCAGGCCATATGCAAACAAAACGCAGGAAATCAAGTAAAAGACAAATAATATACCCAAAATAACTATCTACTTTAGAATGAAAAGAACCATCTgcaattataataaaatgaacatccaacTTAGTTTAAATAgctaaagaaaaatacaatttagTATTTGTTTTACAAATCTAAATGTCACATAACTCTATTATAACTTAATCACTTATATATATCTAACTACAACAACTCCAAGCATACTTGAATTCAGTGAATTGTACACTAAATCCAATTCTACAATATGACCAAGTTCCGTCTCATCAGTTTCTAGCTCATTCACACCTGTCACTTCCACGATCTGCAATCaaacacaaacaaaaaaaaaaccaaccaAAGGAATTAAATGACATATGGTACTATAACATAAATATCAGCAATATAAACCACCAAGAAAATGACTAACTTAAACAGGATTAAGCATATtagtaaaattttagtttttaataggCACTATGCTCACTATTTTTTAACAAATGCTTTTAATCAggcaaaattatattaaattcacTCCAAATCACATAAACATCtaaattagaatgaaaataacTATGGACCTgcctaataaaatgaacatccggcCTATAttaaaactactttacactaagagtacatcaaaattaaattctataataTATATCTATGCTTCCCTTCATGAAAAAGAACCACTGGAGCTCCAAGCCATAGAAACAAAAACAGATAATGGATATATACAAAACACTATTCTCTCTAGAATATATATTATTTGCCGCTTATAACTTAcattttttgcattttatttatgtCAATTTAGTTGGACCATGGTATAAGATCTTATCTATGAGTTAAGACTTATTTAAAGACTATAACTCAAAGAAAccatcataaaataaaattctaaatagaAGAAACTAGAAAAGAAGCACTTGTACTACCTTTTCAAGAGTGAAAGCAAGGACTGCACAAGCAACACCAGCACCTACAATGATAATGTCATCACATCTTTCTGAGACTTCTGGTGGAGTTCATGTACCATTTACTGATGTCTTTATACTTTGTGCATGTGTTGTTGCACTTAAAACACTGGATTTTCTCTTGTTTGATGCAGAACCGTACACACAAGCACAAGCACCAAATCAAAAGTTATGACACTTCCAAAAATGAACATATAATCCATTGCCAAGAATAAGAACAAGGGATTGGTGAAACTGCGAGACATAGTTTGGGAAATAATGAAGAAAGATGA
Coding sequences within it:
- the LOC112799779 gene encoding serpin-ZX encodes the protein MMPRYTPNYAPYVAVAATTTTTNVAPVINPEFRLAYHVLLSKQTGSYNNVAFSPLCIKLLLSIAATGSNGPVCDQLRSFLQSESINDLNSVATQLLSSILVDRSSSGGPHLSFANGVWVDKTLSLKPSFSQVLENTYKSTFSSVDFTNRGEVANEINSWVERETKGVIKNFIDSRSIQSTDLIMANTLYFKGLWEDIDIFRETGTQDGDFHLLDGGGSVKVPFMDGSHRHSAIAHHYQDFKVLSLDYKEASSEDVPRRMYTMHIFLPDEINGLPALVEKVCSDPVSLARMLPFSYIDLGKLKIPRFKISFKVEASTMLKEMGLVLPFMEGAFTEIVEERAVHISRIFQKCIIEVNEEGTKAAAATATMYSPTSPWGIVNRPPPFDFIADHPFLFLIRERYSGAVLFIGQVLNPLDG